In one window of Bdellovibrio bacteriovorus W DNA:
- a CDS encoding putative RNA-binding protein (COG0724 RNA-binding proteins (RRM domain)): protein MGKKIYVGNLSYSMDDQSLGDIFAEFGQVESARIVIDRETGRSKGFGFVEMSTDEEAATAIEKVNGAEHSGRLLNVSEAKPMAPRDNRGGGGGSRGGGRGGFGGGGRSNRY, encoded by the coding sequence ATGGGAAAAAAAATCTACGTTGGTAACCTTTCTTACTCTATGGATGATCAATCTCTTGGAGATATCTTTGCTGAGTTCGGTCAAGTTGAATCGGCACGCATCGTAATTGATCGTGAAACTGGCCGTAGCAAAGGTTTCGGTTTTGTTGAAATGTCTACAGACGAAGAAGCTGCTACAGCTATCGAAAAAGTAAACGGTGCTGAGCACTCTGGCCGTTTGTTGAACGTTAGCGAAGCAAAGCCAATGGCTCCACGTGATAACCGTGGCGGTGGCGGCGGAAGCCGTGGCGGTGGCCGTGGCGGTTTCGGTGGCGGCGGACGCAGCAACCGTTACTAA